The sequence TCTTGGTTTCTGTTTAATATTTAAGGCTACaagtagtataatttttaCGGGATTAGCATTCTTGCCACGTGtcccttcttcttctaaaAGTTCTAAGTTACCGATCGTTTTCTTCAGAAATATCTCGCAGTTCCTAGCTTTGTGTAGAGGTTAaacactttttctttttcaactatttcttaattatacttattagttgaagtaataaaattaaaaacccaGTTGGGGGAGTCTGGATCATTTCAATTTCTATGCGTGAGGAATGCCTAGCAATTAAAAAGCAAAAGACATTGACGTTTTGTTCTCTTGTTGCTTTTTTTGCTATACATTCTCAGTTCCTGCAAGATTCGAGGTATTATTTTTCTGGAATACTTTCCTACAAATACGGTGTCGTTTCTTTAACTTTTCCACTCTCTCCGTCGTGTATATATGAGCTGTTCTTTATGTCGATTTGCCCAAAACGATAATCCTTACGAAACCTCTTTCTTATGCATACATCATTTAcctttttccttatatatatcCTTATAATTGATTCTTACTGTTGAAAAATCTCAGGAGCTGTCCCTAACATGCACTTCGGGTGCGCATTGCGCACCATCTCTAAAACCCGTGTGGACCCGATATGAGGAATTTAACTcctaacaattttttttattcttcattttttattgtGTTGCCCTTTTCAAACATTTAATGGAccgaatttcttttttgtttttgcctTGTACTTTCAAGATTACATGTTTGTTAGGCAATTATATACATTCGGTTGCTATTAATAGGGTCATTTAGGTAATTGTTTTGTAGCTAAACCAtctagttaattaattaaattaatgagtTTCTCAATGCCGGTCCattggtttattttattaaccaATCACTCACTATATTAGCTTCATGCACCTACCATTTTGTCGCAGGAGCTTAATTTGGGACTAATGGACATTTCCTGATAATAACATATTAACTAGATGCTAACTACACATGACTCTAGCTACATATACAATAAAGAGTGCATAATAgtctttattttgcttaaatttataaaggTTTTATGAAGTTtgtaataaattcttttttgacTATTATTATTGTAAGTTGCTCAGCTTTATCCGTGTTATTGATGCCTTTTAGCTTCTTGGTACAGTATAAACCATCTATTTTTGAATAAGGGAAGAAGTTAGGGTGGGTCCAAACAAGAAAAAGTAGTCCATGTTTCCTTAAGTGTTGTAGATAAATGAATTCTTATAGGGTGAAGCGAAGTTTGGGGTTGGTTGGTTGGGTCCTTTAATATTGGAATTATTGTACATATTATAGTCAGAGGCAAGTAttgctcttttttcttttttacccACTTAGGGCGGCTAGTGAGATGTCATTGTCTTCTTGATGTATAATGCCAGGCATTCATTTCAGACTTTAGATGGAAAGagatattctttcttttattaaggtttcttttttcttttgaatttttcatGCTGGTGTTGTcatgcttttttatttttatttttcttttaatttttcccTTGGCGCCATTATTTTCAGAATGTCCTTCAAATTTTAAGTTCTaccagaaaaaagaaaagaaaagaaaagtttcatattaattgttattaaataGATTAGGTATGTGCATATCAAACTGGTTAGTTCATAGTCATCAACTCTGGCTACCACTTTAAATGAGGTGTTGTAATTAGTCTGCCTGGTTTGCATAATACAGTCTATCTAATGGTCTTGTGTGTGATGAATCCCGGGTCATGATTTTTGAACATGATTGTAGTTTCAAAGCTACCTGCTACTGTTATGGATAATCTTATTTTGGAACTCTGTTAATATAAATCTGGGCATAAAAGAAATGCATACTTTGGTAGTTGCATAAAGAGGACACAAGTAAAAGTTCTCCAGCTAATAGTGCATCGAATCATCTCTTAATACTATATGATCATAACTAAACTGGCCCATGAGATGCTAATTCTGCTGTTTTGGAGTCTGGTTATAATTTTGGGCAGTGTGTTTTTCTTTGGGAAGTAGGCAAGGAGGGCTTTGCGAGCTTTAAAGGCATTAGTAAGGCTTCAGGCACTGGTAAGAGGTCACATTGAGAGGAAGCGAACTACAGCGTGGCTTCATCGAATGCAAGCATTATTGAAAGCCCAGGCACGAGCACGTGCTGGACGTGCACACATCTCTGAATCGTCACATTCAAGTAGCAAGTCTTCTCACTTTCACCACCCTGTAAGCAACATTCAATTTTCCCTCCAatgtttgatttctttttgctGGAACTGTTTGAGAagtgaattaattttaatactttatgGGCTGTGGGCTCCTTTTATTTAAAGCTTGAGAcgaactttttattttatctttagtttctttttcttttttgggttcTAGACAAACTTTATCAATGCATGCGTTAATCTTAAGGTTTTGAATCGATAGGAACTACAGAAGGTGGTTCTAACTCATCAATGGGCCAATGTTATTTCAATAAATTGCAACTTCTAACATGGCTTCCGTACACATTCTGGCTAGGTGCATCTGAATTGTATTTctgtgaaaataataattggtTGGTTAAATGTAGTTGTGAACACTATTTACATTCCCTGGGGAATTCAGGTTCAAACATTAATCATGATCCTCTTGAACAGTTACCAAGGGCATGTCTATTACTTTCTTGGCCAACAAATGGTCAGTGGAATCTATAACTGGTGTTTTGTTTCATTGAATAATTGAATGTGTGAATTAATCATTTTGCTCTTGGATAGACTTGGATTACTGTTTGACTTTTGTCAATTAATATGTGCTGTCATTGTGTTTAATCTCTAAAGTACTTGCAGGGTCCACCGACCCCTGAAAAATTTGAACATGCAACCCGAGCTAGGAGTGGAAAATATGAACAGTCATCAATTCTCAAGGTATCATTGCTTCTCTTTCCGACTGTCTGGTGAATCATTCAATTGTAATAATCCATGCCTGATACACTCTATTCAAATGTTCAGAGGATTGGATCAAAATCTATTGGCATGGAAATCGGTGATGAAGACAGAGCACACATATCCTTTAATTGGTCAGATCGTCGAATGGATGAAAGATCATGGGAACAAAGAGTGCCTTCGGCGAGAAGTGGGACCTTAGATGATGAAAAGAGTGACAAGATCCTTGAAATCGATACTGGAAAACCCCACTTCACTTCTAAGCGCAGAAACCTTTTTCACTCCCTTCAAACCTCAACCCCAGATCAATATAGCCATAGCTTCACAAATTCAAAAGACTCGATAGTCCATCAAACAGTTCCAAGTCCATCATCTTGTGAAGTCCAATCTTTAACACCGTTGAAATTTCCTCGGGAGGATGAGGAGGCCTTGTGCACGGCTGAAAATAGCCCACAGTTCTATTCTGCATCATCAAGGGGTGGCAGTGGGAGGAGAAGTCCCTTCACTCCTAGTAAGAGTGATGGCTCAACAAGTTTTTTAAGTGGTTATTCAGACTACTTTCCAAATTACATGTCTTATACTGAATCTTCAAGGGCTAAAGTGAGATCCCTCAGTGCTCCAAAACAAAGGCTGCAATATGAGAGATCAAGTTCGATGAAAAGGTACTCAATACACGGCTTTGGCGACATAAGATCGAGCAGTGCACAGAGAGCTTCAGCTCTGAGAGCAAGCTTTGCCAGCAAAGCATACCCAGGATCTGGTCGATTGGACAAACTTGGAATGCCAATCGGGCAGAGATACTAGTACTTACTCTTGAAGGACTGTAGTTTTGGGGAGTATAGCTTCTAATCTGGCTAACTGATGTGACTTGGTTAATACATAGACTGCTAGTTTGTCTAAGTTGCGTTCTTAAGTTTTTGATGTTAGTTGATATGTGTAATTTGACCAAACACTAAGAATCCAATTGTGATATCTCATATTTAAGTGTATCTATTTCCTATATCAAGGCAAGTCTGGCATAGTTTTTAACAGTTGTGCGCAAAAGATGAAGGTTATCCTAATAATGGTGCTTTGTATTCTAGGATTATGCACACACGGTCGTGTTAAATCATTACAAACAACTTGTAAATCCAGTTCCAGCATGCATTCCTGATGAGATGATGTACACTTTAGCGTCTATGCTAAAAGATGTTAGTTACTGGGTACTTACCATTAGGTGCCCTTTTTTGGAAGGAGGCCAATCTTATCAAAACTAGTTGGACCTATTACATATTTGTAGCGTAAGGATGAGGTACGTGAGATTTCCAAGATAGCATTTTTATGAGATTGGCAAGGAAAAATGATGTCGGTGGTTGTGGTGATAACATGTCCCAACTTCCAGCTCAGAGTCAGAGATAGTACTGGACCCTTGAGGTTACGGAAGAAATGGAAACTGCTCTTCTCCGTTAACAATTAATTAGTCACTGGCTGGAAAAATTTACAGAGTGAATAAATTGCACGTGGGTTGTCAATTATTAGCCAAACGTAATCTTTATAAATGATCATGTGTAATTACATAGTTATTTATTGGTTCATGTTGATGTTATTTTATGACATAGAAAAACTGCTTCTCTTAAATGTGAATAGCTGACCGCGATTTTGGAACCAAAACAAACCTTATTATCTAATGGAAACATTGAGAAATCCTAGGGGATGGTTCTGATTCAGCTATGGCCCCTCACTTCTTCCACTTAcctaaatattatttgtacTTGGCCTCCTCCTTCTCAGTAAAATGTTGGAGATCTTCTGAAAAGATGCCCTTGTAATTTCTGTACTACCATTGGCTGAATAGTTAACTACTTCTTTTAATAGCACAAAGAAAACtacataataaaaagaaaagtgactACGTCTACTGTGATCACATatttaaggaaaataaaaaaatttattaatttttatgtcaGAAACCAATGATTACACAATCATAAATATGTGAGGACGTGCTTCTACAGTCACTATCCTAATCCTAAATCAAAGAATATAGTAGGTagatgatatattaattagaataCAACCAAGAGTTTTCTTCTATGATATACTTGTTTTGGGAACTCCATTGACAACCAAGAGGTGTCGTGGTGTAGTTGGTTATCACGTCAGTCTAACACACTGAAGGTCTCCGGTTCGAATCCGGGCGACGCCATCCTTGTATTTTGGATTCCTTTTTGCTGAATTACTCGCTATTGCCATTTCTGTTTTTGCCGGAGGCAGACGAAAAACCAGCCCACATTCCAAGATGCGAATGAAAAGTCGGCTGCTTACACCACGAATTCTTTGACGGGAATAGAATGAGAAACCATTAACATCTATATATAACATTACCTCTTCCTTTTATATCCAAGGTAAAACCCAGTAGCATATACTATTCATGTACAAGTGTAGAAGCATCCCAAACagatgaacaaaataaaataaatagaaatccAAGAACAGGTTAGAGAGTAAACCggaaaacaaagaaacaaaatgaatCCAATAACAGGGTTTCCTAAATCTTGTCCACGAAACAAAAAGGTGCAAGCAAGACTCATCAGTTATCACACTTCCACTTTGAAGTAGGCACACAACTTAGATAATGGCACCAGCTGCAGTGATCATTTCCATTCACTCCTCTAAACAGCATCACCAATCCCACTGTAAAACTGCAATGTCCGTCGTCGTAACAGGAAATCATTATGCCAATTCACATAGTTTCAAATCTATAACTTGCAATtgtaaactaaaacaaaaagtTTCATTCAGCTGATAAGCATCAGAATCAGATCTATCTAGGTCATCCATTTTCATAATGAGAAATATGGCCTTCATATTAGAACTTACCCAGCAACGAGTAAAACCACGGCAATCAACAAGAATGCATATTGGTAAGCCTTGTGCCTAGACTTTACACGAGCATCAGCAGGGAGATGCCGGCTCTCATACCACCCAAACTGTGGACGAAGTAATATAACAAAGCCCAGGAAAAATCCAGTCAAGAAACCTCCAATGTGCGCAAAGTTGTCAACATGTGGAAGAATTCCAACAGCCAAGTTGATGGCAATTATGATCACAAGGGTCAATAGAGCTGCAATCTACAAGACCAAGAAAAGAACATGAGTCAAGTACAAATACTAGAAACCAGTTTCCACAACTGAAGCTACTAAATTAAGGATTTATAAGAGACCTTATTAGTATAAATTGTCCAGTTAGTAAGAAGCTCTGATAACATTGCTCCAAGAAGGCCAAACAAAGCACCAGAGGCACCAACAGAAATATTACGTTGAATAAAAAGGGCAGACAATATACTTCCCCCAAATCCTGCTAATAGGTAGATTAGCCCAACTCGCACTGCAAGATTATCCAAAACTCATGTTAGAATGCGTGACAGTTTAACCTGTAAATTTCCTCTTCCTATTTCATGTGAAATTTAGAATATCAAAGGAGAACATGTACCAAATCCAAATTGCTGTTCAAGACGAATCCCAATGAAGATTAAGCTGAGCATATTTGCAAGCAGATGAACAACTCCTGCATGCAACCACATACAAGTTATTAATCTCCATCCTTGATGCCCATGCACTACCTTGTTCCACTCAAGGGCTCCCATATTTTCCAATCTGCAAAATATTAAAGCTCTGAAGTCACAAGTCTTTCTATTGCAGAAGTACTGAATATAAAAGGCGCCAGAATAAAGAAGCATGATTCTGTGTACTAGATGAATAACTGTCACCACAAGTGAATTGCAGCATAACAAGCAGAGGAATAATGGTAAAAATCTTCTGGTAATGTCAGTATTATGACTGAAAGAAAACTGCTATAGTTATACACatggaaaagtaaaagaaCAAGATTAGAACGCAGCTAGCCTATTACTTATA comes from Ricinus communis isolate WT05 ecotype wild-type chromosome 5, ASM1957865v1, whole genome shotgun sequence and encodes:
- the LOC8288059 gene encoding RHOMBOID-like protein 2, translating into MASGDLERGRVTKNRGYNNNTSFYYVETSDKQWTSWLIPTFVVANIAVFIAVMYVNNCPKNNLGFEGNCVAKFLGRLSFQPLKENPLFGPSSSTLENMGALEWNKVVHGHQGWRLITCMWLHAGVVHLLANMLSLIFIGIRLEQQFGFVRVGLIYLLAGFGGSILSALFIQRNISVGASGALFGLLGAMLSELLTNWTIYTNKIAALLTLVIIIAINLAVGILPHVDNFAHIGGFLTGFFLGFVILLRPQFGWYESRHLPADARVKSRHKAYQYAFLLIAVVLLVAGFTVGLVMLFRGVNGNDHCSWCHYLSCVPTSKWKCDN
- the LOC8265427 gene encoding protein IQ-DOMAIN 22 yields the protein MGKASKWFRAVLGFKKSDPVPPHQTHQHQQTANRPKETKRWSFVKSYREKDSKNHSHNYNHSQQLTAQEVYNEEDPNKHAIAVAAATAAVAEAAVAAAHAAAEVVRLTSSSGRCVANNNNNTAVAYVSENSNSHCWREDLAAVKIQSAFRGYLARRALRALKALVRLQALVRGHIERKRTTAWLHRMQALLKAQARARAGRAHISESSHSSSKSSHFHHPGPPTPEKFEHATRARSGKYEQSSILKRIGSKSIGMEIGDEDRAHISFNWSDRRMDERSWEQRVPSARSGTLDDEKSDKILEIDTGKPHFTSKRRNLFHSLQTSTPDQYSHSFTNSKDSIVHQTVPSPSSCEVQSLTPLKFPREDEEALCTAENSPQFYSASSRGGSGRRSPFTPSKSDGSTSFLSGYSDYFPNYMSYTESSRAKVRSLSAPKQRLQYERSSSMKRYSIHGFGDIRSSSAQRASALRASFASKAYPGSGRLDKLGMPIGQRY